TGAGTGGTATTTTTTCACAGAGAACAAATTTTTGACCTGCGAAAGGTCAGTGATTAACCAACATATTTATAGAATGAAAATAAAAGTAGGCATTATTCAGCACAGCTCGGTGCATCAAAACCTGGCAGCAAGTGTAGAAAAACTCACCACATTACTAGAGCAAGCTGCCCGGCAAGACCTTCAGATGGTAGTAGTAGGCGAAGGATGGCTTTCTGGCTATCCGGTATGGTTTGATTATGTACCCGAAGCAGCCCTTTGGGATCATTTACCTACCAAAAAACTATATGCCCGCTTTCGCGAAAATAGTGTATTGATCGACGGGGCAGAGATGGAGCATATTTGTGCGCTGGCAAAAAAGCATCAGCTAGTGCTGAGTCTTGGAATGAACGAGCGTGTAGAAAAAGGTTTAGGGGTTGGATCGGTGTACAACAGCCTGGTGTTGATAGATGCCAACGGAGCCATTGTAAACCACCACCGCAAACTAGTGCCTACCTTTACCGAAAAGCTAGTGCATGCCCACGGTGATGCTGCCGGGCTCAAAGCCGAAGATACCAAAGTAGGCAAGGTAGGAGGCTTAATTTGTTGGGAGCATTGGATGC
The window above is part of the Microscilla marina ATCC 23134 genome. Proteins encoded here:
- a CDS encoding carbon-nitrogen hydrolase family protein, with product MKIKVGIIQHSSVHQNLAASVEKLTTLLEQAARQDLQMVVVGEGWLSGYPVWFDYVPEAALWDHLPTKKLYARFRENSVLIDGAEMEHICALAKKHQLVLSLGMNERVEKGLGVGSVYNSLVLIDANGAIVNHHRKLVPTFTEKLVHAHGDAAGLKAEDTKVGKVGGLICWEHWMPLNRQALHNDAEQIHVAMWPNVHEMHQVASRQYAFEGRCFVLAAGQMLKAKDLPEELTLPENLAANPEQYILRGGSCIIAPDGRYIVPPVFDKEEIVTAEIDLQEMYYEKMTLDTSGHYYRPDIFSFSVNKKRSGF